ACTATTCGATGACGAATTCGACGCATAACATCTTACTACTATTGCGACTATTAACCTAAACCAACTATTTGAACGCACAATATAAGATATTTTAGTACCAATTCCATTTTCAGAATTCGTTACTTTACTTTAATACTGATCCTATTAACGACAATTTACAGCTCATACGAGAACGCCCGGTTGCGACGTGACCAACTCACGAGTACCTTCTCTTCAACTACTTTCAACCACTTTACAGCAACTATCCAAGACGATTTTCTCGTACTTTCCAAATGGGTGACAGTAGCAATCGATACCATACCAGAAATAATGCCACGCAATTCCCCCTTTTCCCATTCAGATGAAAACATGACCCGTTGCTACGGGGAGCTGGGCTGTCTGAACATCACCAAAGAATGGTACCACCTGATCTTCCGACCGTTCAACGTGTTCCCACTGCCACGGAGTGTGATCAACACCCGGTTCATTCTGTACACGGAGAAGAACCCAACGGATGGCCAGCTGCTCCAGGCCGAAACGAAGGAGACCATCATGAAGAGCCAGTTCCGCTCCGAATGGGACACCAAGTTCATCATCCACGGGTTTATTGATACCCCGCTGTCCAACTGGGTGTCGGAAATGCGCGACGAACTGATCACGCGCGGTGGTCTCAACGTGATAGTTGTGGACTGGGCCGGTGGATCACTGCCTCTCTACACGCAAGCCACGGCAAACACTAGACTGGTAGGATTAGAGATAGCGTATCTGATCAAGAAATTGGCGGAATACAAAGGACTCAGACCGGAAGACGTTCATCTCATTGGGCACTCATTGGGTGCACATACTGCAGGGTACGCtgccgaaagaattccaggtTTGGGAAGAATCACAGGGCTAGATCCAGCTGAACCATATTTCCAGGGGATGGACCCAATTGTAAGGCTTGACCCTTCGGACGCCGCTCTGGTGGACGTGATCCATACGGATGGTCGTAGTGTGTTCCGGCTGGAAATACCGGGGTACGGAATGTCCCACACATGCGGACATTTGGACTTCTATCCGAATAACGGTAAAGAACAACCGGGCTGTGCCCTCTCGCAAGAAGGAGCTGCCACCATTCCGCTAACGCTGATCAAAGACGGTATAGAGGAGGCGTCCCGCGTTCTCCTAGCTTGTAATCACATTAGAGCCATTAAATTATTTATCGATAGTATTAACGGAAAATGTCCGTATGTAGGTAAGTGGTATGAAGGCGTCAATTTACACccgattcaaattcaaaatttcatataACTGATCAATCAATGGAGCAATTTTGCATACTTTTCATGAGTTTGTTTCACACAGCAGTAGAATGGAATCGGATGTATtcctattttatttcttaatgcTGAAACTCATAAACAAATCTCCTTAGCCCATCGCTGCCCTTCCTATCAGCACTTCCTGAGTGGGAACTGCTTCAAATGCACTTCCGGAAACTGCGCCCTGATGGGCTACCATGCGTCGCTTCCAATCACAACCACCAAACAGAACATTTCAGAGAACGATATTGCCGTCGGCTCATCGATCCCGGTGGCACCCCAACCGGGCAAGTACTTCCTAGCTACAGGACGCGATTTCCCCTTTTGTCGTAAGTTTCAATGATTCTTCGTAACAAGGACCGACTTTGCTTCTCACCCAATTTCTTCCTTTCCAGAGCGTCACTACCGGTTCACGATCGAGCTTGCCAAGCCAAAATCGGCCGAACAGTGGGTCCAGGGTCACCTAACGGCGGGAATTTTCTCCGAGCGAGGAGCGATCCGAAGTATGGATCTCACGCCGAAGGGTACGGCGCGGTTCGAGCACGGAACCGTCTACCAGGTAGTGGTGACCAATCCACACGATCTGGGCGATCGCATTCGAAAGGTGGAATTGTCCTGGGCGCACGACATGAACGTGTTAGAGCCGACCACGCTGTGCCTATTTTGGTGCAACAATCACCTCTACGTCAAATCGATTCAGGTCGAAACTATGCAGATGCCATCTCGAGAGTGAGTCGGATTTTATTTCTTCAATCTTATTTTAAACAAATCAGTAAGATTTGAACCcatgacatttatttttaatctGAACATAATAAAACTGctcatggaaaaaatgttaatttcacatttttgttATTCAACACAGGAAGCGCAACACCGAATATTCAAACAAGCTGTGCGCTCCGAAGCGCGAGTTTGCCGACATTGCCAGCCGTGGTTCGTACTCTTTCTACGACAACTGTAAACGATGAAACGGAAGTTTTACTGGTTTTGCTGATACCGTTGAAATACTCTCGTGAAGTTTGAGCGTTATACATAGCTAGAGAAACCTATCGACGCTTTCCCCGATTAGAACCCGTTGCAGCAGAGATACATATATGGAAGAATTCAATGTTGCTGTTGTACCGATCGGTTATCCataatgattatttttttatcgATCCAGAGGCACAGTTATCGAAATTCTTATTCAGCTTAAACAGTTCGTACAAAATGTGTTTCCGTCTAATCGTAGAATTTCATGTCGTAGGAGAAAAAGCTTCATATGTGATTTTAAGTGCGTTTATATACtttttcctctgaattgaatggCTGATGCAATTGAATGAATGGACAGAAACGTGACAGGCATgattgaattttgaatgaatgcaGATTTGTTGAGAAAGGAAAGTCATTTATTTTTGTCTAGTTAAGAATCGAATACAAGTACCATAAAACCACGTGTTCCCTACAAGCATATTCAATTGTACaaatttcttcatagaacaattTAAACAAAAACGTAACTATTTCCCGCGTGCTTTTATCATACTTTGTAAACAAACGGTTGATTATTTAGAAGTTATAAGAATATTTCTATGAAATTTATTTACTCCATTGTCTTGAAACTTGAAAAATTTACCTGTTGTTATGGTTAAATTTTCATTTCTAAATTCTTAGCTTTTACTGTTTCTGTAGAGAAGAAAATTATTCTTGATCCTGTCTAGTGGAATGTCCTCAACTGTCCATAAGACGAATTAGAGCTTTCACACTGAATTCCATTACTGGATTATGAACCAGCAATCAGCATCATATAGCTAAATGGTAAGGCCGGCATTAATGTGTCGAATTTGACTCAACCAAGTACGATGCATAGAAGATGGTCTTTAAAGTCAAACAACGTGTCAGTAGAATAACAATCCGGTAATGGAATTATATGGAAAGTAACAACTCATCTTATTGAAAGGCTGTTTCTATAGTTGCGaggtgatagtaatgaaagctTTCAACAACAACTTTGAAGTTTGattatgcataacaaaatttatttGCGATCTACTTTATAAAATCAGACACTTTTCTACATTCCTTAGAATAAACGCTAAGATATGTGAtacattcttcaaataaattataaaatcaGACGACACAGTCAGTTTCTCTTCCATATCACATCTCCCGCTTCATCAGTCGAATAATgcgatcatttttcaaaattttctccaaCGTCCAGCGTTTTTTCGGATTTACCTGAAACATCATCTCACACAGTGTCTGAATCTCGTCCTGATATCCCCTTCGGACGCAATCAACCCGTGGCGTCACAAATCGTTCCTTACCGTCATCTCCTATCACCACACATTTCTCCATAAATGGATGCTCCAGCATGCACAGCTCGTAGAAGATAATCCCCAATGGCCATATGTCGCTTTTGTAATCGTACGCTTTTCCACTGGCCACTTCCGGGGCCATGTACAGCGGTGTTCCAACTATCGTCATATTGAGTTCCTCGCCCGGGAtcgtatttgtgaaaatttttgcTATGCCAAAATCGGCCAACTTCAACCGGTTGTCGGCATCGATCAGAACATTTTCCGGCTTTAGGTCACGGTGGATTACTTTACGTTGGTGTAGATACTGAAGGGCCTCTGCAATGTCTCCGAACTTTGCCATTACAGAACGTTGACATAGGTACTCATTGTGCTTTGAACGCCGCTCCAGAAACTTTGCCAGATTTCCACGTTCAGCAAATTCCGTTACCATGTTCCACGAGTCTTCGGTTTGAAAGAAACCGAAGTAACGAAGAATGCGTGGATGGTTCACCTGCGACAGAATGGTGTGCTCTTTGAGTACCGCCTGGTAGGCATAGTCTGGGCTGCTGTATGGAATAGATTTTACCACGGTACGGCGGCTTCTTTTGTCTTTCTTATTGCGAAACAAACACACGTGGCTGCATTTAACGGAGAAGAAATAGGATATGattaattttgaagatttatttttggttgtcaGCTTTCAGGCTTATTTCTATAATAGGTAAcgttttcttttaaaaattgatgtCAGGAAGTCATTAAGCAATCAAAAATGGTAAGAATGCAGTTATAAcaaactcttcttcttcttcttattgacattacatccccacactgggactgagccccctcgcagcttagtgctcaGTGCGAGCCAGGTTACCCAACGAGGGCAAACAAACTACACCCCTGGAaataagtaaaagtaaaagaGGATAAAAGTTATTTAGTAAAAttaattgttattttattaAGTTTTTGATGTTTACATATTGTAATATGGTAATATATTAAGTGATCGACCTAGGTCCTCCTTCTTTGTGTCGTATTTAAAATTTCTAGTCCTAACTGTCGCGACCAAGCTTTCATTCTATGCCGCTTTAATACAGCGAcagggcttggatgaatgaAGGAATTAAGATGAGGAGGACCAATGCGTCAGCACCAGATATACTCCAGAGGAAGGTAGCTTAATGAGAgaacagtttcaaagtgctccaTATGACACTGCTGTACGAAACAGCCGGAGAGTGAAATCAAGCACTCACTTATAGTGAGTTGCGCATTTcacgcaaggatgttatcgatcatttagtaatctgcattTGATCATTTAGcattttgtcaataactcattccagaagcctaattttaaaatgtattgtatggtggacttctagtgcgaaggtttttctacaaatctccttaacaggtcgatgtttcgAATTCCAttattaaaggagttacggtgctagtttctatacttatactaaatgaaaacaaaatatgcaatcatctAGTCTAAGTTACTGTTACTAGCaatatagctccgttattagtgatattgaaacaacgaactgttaggcagagttgtagataaacctttgcactagaagtccaccatacaacacattttgaaatttagcctctggaatgagttattgacaaactactaaatgatagaaggcagattactaaatgatcgataacatccttgatttcAGTTGAAATGAATGTGTAAAAGAGAGGTATATGATGCGCACTCTCTCGCTTCCTCGCTAATATGGTTTTGCATATACACAACACTTTGCACAACACTCACTCGCATCTGAAACACTGCcgatgaaagaaggaagcatCTTCATTTCACACTGCCCTACTGAACAATGTATCCTCGGCACTACCCGGCTTGTGAAGAAACCACGTTCAAAACTCCCCACTTTCAATGTATAAAACGAATGCTTTATATTTGCCTCTTCCCTTGTTCGTGCAGCCAGCAGCACGTCGTCGAGCGCACATCAATCGGTGCACCGAAATTAAAACCTCACTACGGGCTAAAAACTAAGCATTCGttcgtttttgaacgaattttccaaggccTGTACAGCGAGCATAAAACCTggtcattccagttcgagacagcaacacgtacggacgtgttttttgctcgcgcattttttcgaagttttttctcgttctttcgctgtttacgttttcgcttgtcgcgttggcgttattttctcccggacccgtcatgggagactcggtggccgattcggtcgctggaaaagtgcctaagcgcactccTCTtagaggcgcgggtaacccctccaagcagcttttgcagagcaatgtgttctcgccgttgccgattgatgacgccggcaatccaccgaaaaaaaagaagaagcagcaatcgcagctgccgcaggtgcaaccggagcggaaggagaagtgcccgcccgtgtttgtgaagggcgatccgccggatttacgcccaaaaattcgccagctgatcgctaaggggctgaaatgtacttttcggctctgcagcgagggcgtgaaagtgatgccggccaacagggaccatcatcaatccgtcgtggagttcctcgaggtccacaagtatgagtactacactcatgaccaccccggcacgaagccgatcaaggctttgctgcgaggacttcacgacatgaaggaggaagagctccaagcagagcttgaaagttgcggactgaagccagtagccgtccacaagatcgctcgtcacaacaaggcgaggaaatatcgcgaccagctttacctgatccatctggagcacggctccactacctggaaggacctgaagctggttggcgttataaattacaccgtcgttgactgggagcgatatcggccagtgcaccgcgatgtcacgcaatgcaccaactgcttcaatttcgggcacggcaccaggaactgccgcatgaagccgcgctgcaacaagtgtggcgaaccccatccgactgacgagtgcgacaaaatggatgTGGCCGATCccaaagtgcgccaactgtggcgacaaacatcgggccaccacaaagggctgcccaaagcgagccgagttcctggaaatccggaagaaggcttccaccaggaccattccgaagaagaaccgtgttcctgtaatcaacgaggtgaactttccagctatcccggctccccgtcgtgtgattccaatactcccaccgctacagccgcacaagcgactggcggcggcagctgcatcggtccaagctccagcatcgttggcaccatccaccagcgaatggcccccgcttcctcctcctgggttccgtcggcagtcggagaacgaagccgtcccaccggaagaatctgccccgctgtacactccggagcaactgatgccgatcttcgcgcagctcgccactcgactgcgcggctgcaaaacccgattcgaccaggtcttcacacttggcatgttcatcattgaaaatggctgctagggtgggcctggtcaactggaacgcttgctcgctaaagagcaaaacaatcgagctgaaggatttccttgaggagaaggaaatagacgtggcgttcatcaccgaaacgcacctaaaaccggaggtgaacatcaacatcccggacttccgcatcgtgcgactcgaccggccgaccaggggaggtggtgtggccatcgctcttcgctacaacatcaactgtcgtctgcttccaagcttccagctcagtgtcatcgaggccatcggtgtcgaaatcaccacttcggtcggcacaatcgcgctcatcgcggcgtactgtccaacgcaagccaaagccggcgatggatcatcggctgccctttcggagggacatcgtcaagctgacgcggaggcaaggccagtatatcattgccggcgacttgaatgccaaacatcaagcctggggcaacagtcgcggcaatcgaaacggcaccatctggagcaacgacatggaggaaggccactacacgatcctgagcccggattcccccactcggctgagtcggtccggtgcccacgcaacgctcgacctctacgtaacaaacctgagtgaccacgtctcgcagccggttgtataccaggagctcagttcggatcactatccggtggtggcggaactgggctcctcggtcaatcggcaccagcagttacggcggaactaccaccgagtgaactggcagcgtttccagcagtgcgtcgataacaccgtcgactacgaggtgcatccggagacgccggaaagtatcgaccgccagctgtgcgctatcgaggaggcgatcacggcggcccgagagctacacgtaccgacggctcggcaggtaagcaactccttaaacatcgatacactcaccaaagatttgattcgattgcggaatgtcactcgcaggcagtttcagcgtactggactgcctgagcttaaggcacgctgcaatcgaatcacaaaaattatcaaggccagaatggtggacctcaaaataacgacttctcgaataagatccgcactctcccagattatgctaagccgttctggaaaatgaccaaaattctaaaatccaagcctcggcccattccacctttgatcccactagacaataatggctctaaggatcgcttgataactcctgcagagaaggtcgctgaaataggtcgtcacttcgtcagctcacacaatcttgggcagaatatcgtcagtccacacgaagcagccgtcaacgagcatgctaacaacatccatttgattcccaacgacttctcggaggagttggagatctcagctgacgaattgacggcctatatcaaatcgtcgaagaacatgaaggccccaggcttcgacagcatcctgaatctcgagctcaaacacatgagtgctccgttctttgagcacctctcgctgatctttaatcagtgtctccggcttagctacttcccatcgtcctggaagtcagcgaaagtcatccccatccggaagcctgggaaggatccttcctccccaaagttatcgacccatcagccttctctcagggttatccaagctattcgaaaaagctattcatcatcggttacttgagtctgccgaaaatctcaacatcttgctcgaggaacagtttggtttccgacgcgatcggtcaactgtacaccaactgacccgagttaccaacgtcctcagacggaacatgTTTGTcccgaaaacatccgccatggccttactcgatgtcgagaaggcatttgacaatgtatggcatgatggcctggtgtacaaactacaacgctacaatcttcccagctacctggtgaaaatcatcaacaattacctgtcggcaaggacattccgggtctcaatcagcggagcgagttctaatgcgcacaacatcgtcgcaggcgtcccccagggcagtatcctcgtgcccctgcttttcaatctgttcacctccgacatgccagaacctccagaaggcggcattctgtctctgttcgcagatgacacatccatcgtctacaacggtagagtgatcagagcgctagtggcaaaactccaacgaggcctggatgccctgacagagtatctcaccagctggaagatctgtatcaacgcggcgaagacccaggtcatcattttcccccactccaaatcccctaaacttgttccgcctggggactgtaaaatcatcctcaatggcacgactgtggaatgggccaatgaggccgactaccttggcttgaccctcgacagcaagcttattttcaggcagcaggttgacaaaacggtgacaaagtgtaatgtcttgttgaaactactgtaccctttgatcaaccgccggtcgtcattgtccctgaaaataagcttgctgtctacaagcaaatcatcctccctgtgatcgattacggcatgccggtctgggagagctgcgctaaaacccaccacctcaaacttcaacgggtccaaaacaaattcctgaggatgatcctcaacacccctcccaggacaagaacatccgaggtccaccgtctggccggaataaaaaccttacatgaacgctttggtgagtgtaaagaaaagtttagggtccgttgcttgcactcggaccaacaagcgcttagggcgctagttccaatctaggttatcaaatttttattgtaaatattagtgtacatagtagttaggttatcaaattttaaaaaacacactagtgcctgctgaaggccgtcatgatacattatatttaaaaaattaagtcaaacattataattataataataacaatatttgaaattgaagttggagggccaaccggccgatcactgtacatgttaaaattaattgtagaaccaaaaatgttttaaataaagaagaattttactactactactgcaTAAAACCTGACTGTCATCGTCCTGATAATAGCAGAGGCACCAATCTGTTGGTTGCAGCGAGGAGAACCTCACAAACCTCGCTGCAAAGCCAACCGCAAGGCCAAGCCGTCTGCTATTCCACTCCAACGCACGCCTCCTTAACGATGTACATGGCAGAGCTCCAGTTGCTGCCGATGTCGATGTGTTGCCTCCATCCCACGGGCCAGGGCTTCTCCAGCTGCTGCCGATGTGTCGCCTCCAGTCCAGGGCTGTTCCAGCGACTGCCGATGTTTCACCTCCAGCTCTGTGTCTATCCTGCCGCTCCGACGCGAGTCTGTTCACATCCGCCgaaaaatcgaaatcaaattttagttataaattcatttattttccatttttttgtcgTACACATTATTTGTATagcatttttaattgttttaattttaatttatacaAGTTTATCTAATTTTTCAAGGTAGCCTTGAAGAAGCATtggttaatttttaaaatttgataacctaactatttacacaaatatttacaataataatttgataacctaaattGGAACAAGCGCCCTAATTGAAGCTTGGTCCGAATATAAGCGACGAACCCTAAACCGATCTCTACACTAACCAAAGCGTTCTTGTAGTGTTTTAATACCggtcagacggtggacctcagaagttGGCGTCCTCCTGAGAGGAggggtgttatggaacgtacacacggtcattACACATttactccacctctcgtttattcaaacatccataaagtttcaccaacagcggcacgaacaatcaatttattcgaccaacaatatcacacacgaacaacCGAagtgccaacttgagcaccaaccattaaaaaatatatgggggtttgtgcaacttcactacaaatgctcaaacatgttcggcgaaccttgactccacccccgacaactcaaaccaaaatcaaaccgttttattttttttccaaccgagccgccaattGTCAAATGgctgttcgaacaacttcacacacgttcaaacaaaacagcaaccaaagcgttttcttgggggcggagtcaatgttcgtcaaactgcttgactggtgtgtacgttccattaaggATCATCCTTAGGAATTTGTTCGGCACACTTTGGAGTATCGAAATCAAACGAtgcgttattattattatttattcagactaaggccgaagtggcctgtgcggtatataagagtcttctccattcggctcggtccatggctacacgtcgccaaccacgcagtctacggagggtccgcaagtcatcttccacctgatcgatccaccttgcccgctgcgcacctagccttcttgtgcccgtcggatcgttgtcgagaaccatttccaccgggttattgtccgacattcttgctaCGTGTccgacccaccgcagtcgtccgattttcgcggtgtgaacgatggatgcttctcccaacagctgatgcaactcgtggttcattcgcgtcctccacgtaccgtccgccatctgcacccaaccatagatggtacgtagagtcctataagaagagtaacgtcatgtgccacgtttgacaggtctcctgctcgtttggaacgcgcatttgtatggaactgacagacgattctgttccaattctgacacttgacgacactgttattatagtcactgtaatgGTACGCACTGTcgaacgaactgtcaaacgtgtctccaaacgagcatgacgtcacgatttcaatgaaaacgttaagggctgtgacgtcatatgtgcgtgtgcacgggcaaacaaatcgactcagccatgctttcgctcatctatagattctactatcgatagattctactatctatagtacgCAGcaattttctttcgaaaactccgagtgcgcgttggtcctccacgagccttgtccaggtctcgtgtccgtagacaACTACCGgtgtaatgagcgttttgtagattgtcagtttggtacggcggcgataTTACTCTATATACTCTATTCgatccaaagtatgtacgatttccagccactatgcgtctccgaatttatctgctggtatcattttcggcagtcaccagtgagcccaagtacacaaattcttctaccacctcgatttcgtcaccaccgatgccaactcgcggtgggtggcttacattgtcttctcttgaacctcttcctatcatgtacttcgtcttcaacgtgttgatgtctagtccgatccgcttggcttccctcttcattctgatgtaggcttcctccatcttctcaatgttacgtgccataa
The window above is part of the Armigeres subalbatus isolate Guangzhou_Male unplaced genomic scaffold, GZ_Asu_2 Contig515, whole genome shotgun sequence genome. Proteins encoded here:
- the LOC134204316 gene encoding pancreatic triacylglycerol lipase-like; translated protein: MLGYLASSLLVISTIYWIDPSSAGPLDALSWARMDNINLPWLPYENMTRCYGELGCLNITKEWYHLIFRPFNVFPLPRSVINTRFILYTEKNPTDGQLLQAETKETIMKSQFRSEWDTKFIIHGFIDTPLSNWVSEMRDELITRGGLNVIVVDWAGGSLPLYTQATANTRLVGLEIAYLIKKLAEYKGLRPEDVHLIGHSLGAHTAGYAAERIPGLGRITGLDPAEPYFQGMDPIVRLDPSDAALVDVIHTDGRSVFRLEIPGYGMSHTCGHLDFYPNNGKEQPGCALSQEGAATIPLTLIKDGIEEASRVLLACNHIRAIKLFIDSINGKCPYVAHRCPSYQHFLSGNCFKCTSGNCALMGYHASLPITTTKQNISENDIAVGSSIPVAPQPGKYFLATGRDFPFCQRHYRFTIELAKPKSAEQWVQGHLTAGIFSERGAIRSMDLTPKGTARFEHGTVYQVVVTNPHDLGDRIRKVELSWAHDMNVLEPTTLCLFWCNNHLYVKSIQVETMQMPSREKRNTEYSNKLCAPKREFADIASRGSYSFYDNCKR
- the LOC134204317 gene encoding serine/threonine-protein kinase Nek5-like, giving the protein MLQNIDVVNLEFEAHLGSGCYGGHVCLFRNKKDKRSRRTVVKSIPYSSPDYAYQAVLKEHTILSQVNHPRILRYFGFFQTEDSWNMVTEFAERGNLAKFLERRSKHNEYLCQRSVMAKFGDIAEALQYLHQRKVIHRDLKPENVLIDADNRLKLADFGIAKIFTNTIPGEELNMTIVGTPLYMAPEVASGKAYDYKSDIWPLGIIFYELCMLEHPFMEKCVVIGDDGKERFVTPRVDCVRRGYQDEIQTLCEMMFQVNPKKRWTLEKILKNDRIIRLMKREM